From one Triticum urartu cultivar G1812 chromosome 3, Tu2.1, whole genome shotgun sequence genomic stretch:
- the LOC125543316 gene encoding 54S ribosomal protein L51, mitochondrial-like produces MALRGVWQLQKLVVNFCDWGGSSKGIRAFMESHLPALKEKNPQLEVVTQLVRGQHPNLKGIYKNHNERVVCVRNLAPEDIMLQASRLRCSLGRKVVKLRTRHVTKRPSVQGTWTTELKM; encoded by the exons ATGGCGCTGAGGGGCGTCTGGCAGCTGCAGAAGCTCGTGGTGAACTTCTGCGATTGGGGAGGGAGCAGCAAGGGGATCAG GGCTTTTATGGAGTCGCATCTTCCAGCTCTGAAGGAAAAGAATCCCCAGTTAGAGGTGGTGACACAGCTTGTCCGTGGTCAGCATCCCAACTTGAAGGGCATTTACA AAAACCATAACGAGAGAGTTGTTTGCGTCAGAAACTTGGCACCTGAGGACATAATGTTGCAAGCTAGTAGGCTAAGGTGTTCTCTGGGCAGGAAAGTCGTGAAGCTGAGAACCAGACACGTGACGAAAAGGCCAAGCGTCCAGGGAACATGGACGACGGAGCTGAAGATGTGA